CATTTCATGGAGGGTCTCCGCATCTGACCGGTAGGCATCGCGGGTGACCTTTTTCCGTTCGGCATAGAGCTTAATGAGATCCCTTGCGAACTCCCGGGCTTCCTCGCGAGCCTTGGCGACTGCTTTCTTCCACTCCCCCCCCGTAAGCCTGTTTATCTTGGGTTCGGCATCGCTTGGGCTCACATACTTTTGGATTCTGTCGAGCTGGTCGGCCGGGACAAAGAGCTGGTCGGGGGCTTTGTATTTGATGTGCAGATACTCTTTTTGGATGCCATCTTGGGTCCGCTGCACCAGACCCTGGAAAACCCCGATGCCGAAGTTGATATGCACCACAAAATCTCCCGGTTTGAGGTCGAGGACGGTGGTGATCGGCATGCCTTCGCTGAACTTGCGTTGCGGCAACTTGAGCCTGGCCACCCCATAGAGCTCGTGGTCGGTCATGACGGCGAGGTTTGCCTTTGGAATGGCAAAGCCCGCTGCTGGGTTGCCGTCTATGATGTAGAGCCCCGGTGGCAAGCCATCCGATTGATCCCAGGGGTGCCCGTTATCGAGCGCAGTCGGAAAAATTTCGACTTGGGCGAGCACGGATCGTGTCCGGCTCGGCTGGTCGGTGGCAAAAACAACGCAAAGCCCCTGGTTGACCCAGTTTTGGATGCTGCGGGTGAGGGCAGCGGGCTGCCCCCGGTAGTTGTCGACCGGAGCGGCCCCAATCTCGAACTCCTCTGATTGGCCAATCCAGTCCGGGACTGCGTTCATCGCGGTAAGGCTGATGAGGTTGGGGGCGTCGGCAAAATGCTCGGCCGAATGGACGAAGTCGTTGGCGTGGGATTCGAGGATTTCGCCCCTTTGATGCCGGTGGGAAAGGGCTTCGCCGAGTTCTTCCGCTAAGCGGACAGCCGTCGATTCGAGGTCAAGCGGTTCGTCGAGGATGAGCAGCCCTTCTTCCCCGAGGTAATCGATTGCGCAGGGCCCGTCGGGTTGGATGAGGGGCCGGTAAAGGTCGAGCCGGTCGAAATAGGTTTGGTTCTCCAGTGCGAGACGGTCTTCGTTGACCAGTTCCTCAAGGCGTTTGGCAGCATCCTCGCCAAGGTTTGCGGATTCGACTTCAACGGCGCGCTGGAGCATGTCGTCTAATCCGAGTTCGGGAGAAGGGAGCACGGTCTCGCGGCTGATGCCGATGGAAAAGGCAGGCGCCGGATCGCTTGACCGTTGGGTCATGGGGTCAAACCGGCGGATCGATTCGATGGTGTCGCCAAAGAATTCGACCCGGACGGGGAGGTCGTGCCCAACTGGGAAAATGTCGAGGATTCCTCCCCTCCGGCAGTATTGTCCGGGAACCCGGACCGGATCGGACGCTTCGTAACCCAGTCCCAGGAGTCGGCTGGCCGCCTCTTTCGATTCGATTTCGAGCCCTGGGGCGAATTCCAACGTGTTTTCCAGGATGTCGAGGGTGTGTAGGGTTCGTTCGAGGGCCGCCTGAGGTGTGGCGATGACGAAACCGGGTTCTTGAGAAGCGAGGAACCTGAGCGACCCAAGTCGGTCGCTGAGGGCGACGGTTTCCGGCGCGGCGTCTTCGAAAAGGGCACTCAGGCCACTTGGCAATAGCCGGATCCGGTCTTGGGGGACACCAAACAAAATAAGTTTTGCCTGCCAAGAAAGGGCAGCCTCGTAATTGCGGACGACGAGCAGCGTCTGGCGGGGGTTGCTTGCATAGAGCCCGGCGGCCAGGCAGGGTCGGGCTCCCGCCGAAAGGTGCGACCAAGTTGCCGACCCCCCCCCGGGTTGGGTTGCCTCAAAAAGATTTGGGTGCTGCGTGAGGCGGCGCGCCAGTTGGTGCAGGCGCATTCCTGCTTATTATGCGTGGGGCGCGTGGGGGTCTCGGGTCGCTCTGGCGTGGAAAAAGTCGGTTGGGATGGACTCCGGGAAGGCACTCACCGCAGGGATTTGGATCACCGGTGCGCTTGTGTTCGCACTGGGGTTCCGTATTGTCTCGGGCCTGGGGAATGGGCCCGGTCGGCCGATGCCCCGATTTTCGATGCAGACCGTTGACGGAGAAAAACTCGCCAACCAGGATGTTGCGGGCCGCGTTGTGTTGTTTTATGTCAGCGGCGAAGGGTGAGGGGCTTGCGAAGCCGCCGGTCCGGCGGTTACCAGGATTTTCGACAGCTACCCGGAAAAACGGGTTGCCGTCATCGCCGGCGACGCTTGGAATGACGACCGGGCCGGGGCGGCGGCGCTATCCAAAAAACTCGGAGTCCCGACCGCAGTGGGGATCCGGCAAGTGGCCAGGGCGTTCGGCTCGCACAGCGTCCCGTTTTTTGTGGTTGTCGGCCGCGACGGTCGCGTTGTTCACACGCAAGTAGGATTTGGCGACGGGCAACCGTTGGAAGATGCGGTCAACCGGGCTTTGACCGCCCGGTAGACCGGAGAGCCTCACTTGCGTCGTTTGCGCCAGGCGGCGATAGCCGCCAATCCGAAGAGGGCCGTGGTTGCCGGCTCAGGCACGACGTTTGTGTCGATAACCAGCTCGGGGTGGAATGAACTCGTCGTCGCTTCCCGTTGGACATAAACAAAGGACTTGTTCTCGCTCCCAACGAGCATCATCCCTTGGTTGGCTTGCGTCCCGGCGACCCATTGGGCAACCAGGCTGGTCACATCGAATTCGTGCCATTGGCCAGTCCCATTGCCGCTGATCGCCGTTGTTGAGTAGGGGTTGACCCCTTGGCCGCCACCGGTTCCGACGAAGTCACCGCCGGCATTGGCCCACGGCGTGACGGAGTCGGAGTTGGTCCACGAGGCCTGGTTTTCCACCCAGTCCCTGTTGATGCGGAAGATGTCGACGGTTTGGGTTTCCTGCCCGCCGTTGAAGGTCTGGCCGAACAGTCGCAACTTGGCACTGGTGACGATGGTGGAAGTGGCGAGCGAGGACAGGTCGAATTTCATCGCCGTCCGTTGCACATTCCCTGGGCCATTGTAGGTGGAAAGGATATCGGCGCCGAAGTTGCTTGTTGGGAAGAACGAGAGGATCCGGGTGTCTGCCGAGGGCCCAAAGGTCAGGATATCGGCATGGGCGGCGGCGGCGCAAGCGAACAAAAGAGGCAAGGCAAAGCGTTTGAGCATGTTTTCTCTCCGAATCGGAAGCCCGTCAAAACCAACGGGAATTGCAAAAGAGTGTAACACAAACGTTAGGTTTTGGTTAACGGCGTGAGCGACAACCACAAACGGTGAATGCCGACCAGCGCTGACCGCCGCGTCAGCGTGTATCCCGGAACGATGTTTTCACGAGTTTTTGGGACCTCAGCTCCCGCGGGGAGGCCCCAAAGGCGTCTCGGACAAGCTTGTTGAACCTCTGGAGGTCGGGAATCCCGACGCTGTGGGCGATGGACTTGATGGGCTCGGGGCTGGAAACAAGGAGTTGGCAGGCCGTTTCCAACCGCTTTTGCCGGACATATTGTTGGGGGGTGACGCCCAATTCCTCTCGCATGACGCGGATCAGGTGGTTGTGGGAGATTCCGGCAACCCGGGCGAGATCCGCAACGGAGAAATCATTGGCGAGGTTCTGGTCGACAAAATCCCGGACCTTAGCAAGGGATGGATTTTCTGCCGAGGCGTTGGGTTCGGTCGAGAGGCTCCAAAGGAGGGTCCAGATGACGGATTGGGCGGCGCACTTGGTGAACAAGAAGCGGTCGAAAGCCATGGCGAGCAAATTGTCAAACGCGGGCAGGTAAGGGGCAAAATCGGAAATGGTGGGTAACGAAACCAGATGCGTTGCTTCCGGGTGGGCGGTGAAATGAAGGAAAAAGTGACCGTTCTTTGGGCAATCGTCCCGGCGGATGTTGGCGAGGGATCCTGGTGTGACCACGATCGCCGATCCTTCGTTGAACCTCTGGGCGCTGCCGTTGACCGTGATTTCTCCGCTGTAGAACGTGAGGATGAGGACATGCCACTGGGGGCTCTGTTGCCACGCGAGTTGGGTTTTTTTAAAGTCGTAGCCGGAGACTTGCCCGATGGTCGGCGGAAGGTCGAGCTTGAAGGGAACGGATTTGACCATTTGTGGTGACCTGGTACCACTAATGTTGAATGGAGACCACTAGCTGGTAATCATTCAACATATGAAGTCATGATAGCCCCGATTGCCGACAAAAACAAGGGTGGCCTTGAAAATTGCCGATGCAATCACCGGCCATAGCCGGGGGGGCGGAACAGGATCAGGTCGGCAATGCGGTGGTAGCCGAGTTTGGGATAGAGTCGGGCACCATCGGAGCTTGCAGCCAAAACGCTTAGGGAGTCTGGGTTATCTTGCAAAAGCGCCGACATGAGGGCGGCGCCAATCCCTTGACTGCGGTGGCGGTGTTGGACAAAGAGGTTGCTGACCCAGGTTCCCAATCCGCCGATCCGGAGAGAGCTCACCCAGCCGACCGGCTCCCCCTCCAGAAAGCAGGCATAAAGCCGGTTGGGAGCATCGGGAACCCCAACGTGTTCCAGCTCGATGTGCTTGGCCTTTGAGATCTTTTGGATGTGGAGGACCATGTCCAGCGAGTCAATACGACGCACATCGTGCCCAAAGCAGAGGGTGGCTTGCGCCGGTTCGAGCGTGAAGAACGGTTCGGTGGAAAACCGGCGCCAACCGTGGCCTTTAAAGAGCCGGGCGGCGGATTCCAAACTTTGGTGGACGGGGACGGCTAGTGCCAAGCTCCACCGGTTCGCCGGGATCGATTCCCCGACTCTCAAAATCAGCTCGGGGTCTGCGGTGGCGGTGATGAGCTCGGCGGCGCGGGCCTTTGGCCGGTGGGGAGTATCCGCCAGGATCCAAACCCCATCTTGGAGTCGGGGCACGACCGGATAGGCTCGGGATCGGATCTGCGAAAACGCCCGGGCAAAGACTTCTAGCGGGACGTCCACCTGTCGATTTTAGCTTGCATCGGGCAAAGGCAGTTTATTCCATTTGCCAGTATTTTTACGGGCGAAGATGAACGGATGTTTCGGTTACGCTCATGAGAGTTGCGGCCAATGCTGCACAACAACTTGGTATTCGAGTTGAGGAAATTATGAAAAGATTGCCGGTATTGATCCTTGTTGCCGTGGCGTTGCCCGGTTATTCCCAAACCCTTTCGACTGCCCTTTCAAACAATGGAACCGGGGGAATTTTCATGACCCTGACATCCAACAGCGATTTAAGTGTGGTTTCGTTCGACACCTACTTCGGTGCCGCGGCGGGAACGGCCGGTAGTATTGAAGTCTACGTGCGGGACGGCGCGTATGCTGGATTCACGGCCAGCAATGTCGGTTGGACTTTGTTTGACACGGTTGCCTTCACGTCGAACGGAACGGCAACCTTGGCCGCCGTGACGCTCAACAACCAGATCTCATTGCAAACCGGGATCGGAAAATCGGTTTACCTGCACAGTGTCACAACCGGCAACGGGATCCGTTACACCGGGACGTCGGCTGCTCCGCCTCAAACCACATGGTCAAATGCCGATTTGACTTTGTTCAGCGATGTTTCCCGAACAGGAGCCGTGCCATTCGGTGGCACGCAGTTCACGCCACGGACCTTCGCTGGCAACGTGAACTACCAAGCGGTTCCGGAGCCGGCCAGCCTCGCTGTGCTCGGATTGGTTGGAGCGGCAGCGGCCCGCCGGCGCAAAAGGTAATCAAGGGTTCGTCGGATGAGAGACGGGGCGGTTTGAGCCGTCCCGTTTCCATTTTTGACAAAACAGGCTCAGGGATCCGCCAACGGCCCGGTCGGCGAACGAGTAGAATCGGGGGGAGCCGATGCCCAAAAGAGTCGAAACCCTGGTATTGCACGACAGTTCCACCCCGGTTTTCGGGGATATCCAAAAAGGTGGGAGCGTGGTTGTGACAAGTTCAAAGACCTTGCTGGATATTGGGATGAACCAGGCGCGGGCGCATGCCCTCTGGCCGCTGACATTCGGTTTGGCCTGTTGCGCCATCGAGATGATGGCGACGGTAGCGAGCCGGTTTGACTTAGCCCGATTCGGGAGCGAGGCATTCCGAGCGACCCCCCGGCAGGCGGACGTCATGATCATTGCCGGGCGGCTTAGCAAAAAGATGGCCCCGGTATTGCGGCAGATCTATGACCAGATGCCCGAGCCCAAATGGGTGATTAGCATGGGGGCCTGTGCCAGCAGCGGCGGCGTCTACAACAACTACGCCATCGTCCAGGGCGCGGACCAGGTGGTTCCGGTCGATGTCTATGTCCCGGGTTGCCCGCCGAGCCCCGATGCCCTCATGTACGGCATCATCAAACTGCAAAACAAAATCAAGCAACAAGCCATGGGCAAAAACCGGCAGATGAAGATCCTGGAAGTCATCCCCAGCACGCAGGAAAAGGTGACGGTGTGAGTTTTGAAGTTTTGAAGGATGTCGCCAAGCCGATCATCACGGGTTTTGGGATTACGGCCAAGCGCCTGTTGCACGAAAAAGTCACCGTCCAATATCCCGAAGAGCGGCGGGAGCAGTTCGTCCGAACCCGTTGGCGCCATGTCTTGACCCGCTACGACTCCGGTTTGGAGCGTTGCATCGGGTGTTCCCTGTGCGCTGGGGCGTGTCCCGCACGCTGCATCTATGTCCAAGCGGCGGAAAATACCGACGAAGACCGCCGCTCGCCCGGCGAACGGTACGCCGAACGCTATGAAATCAATATGTTGCGGTGTATTTTCTGTGGGTACTGCCAGGATGCTTGCCCGACCGGAGCTATCGTTCTGCGCAAAGATTTTGAGTTGGCCAATTACGAGCGCGAGGACTTCATCTACACCAAAGAGATGTTGCTCGAGCCCATCCGGCGTTAGGCGTCATCGGTCGGGATCAGCAGACCGGGATTGTGCCGGATGGTTTCCGGCGGGTTGGTTGAACATCGGTGCGCATCCCCGGATGAATCCGCCGAGCATCATGACCAAAATGATGAGGTAGTACCAAGCAAACGGCCCTCCTCGGCCCGCCGACCCCACGAGGGATCCCAAGCCTTTTTTGGCTCCATAGACCACGGCCGCCGGGCGGAACTCGGTCTTCGACCTTGCACAATCCGGGCACCGGGGGCCGGCGGGCCCCAGGATCACGCATTTGGTGCAGATCGGCCGTTCGCATCGCCCGCAGCTCAGGTTGGTGGCCTCCTTGGGGTGGCGATAGCAGTAACGGGTCTCTTCCCCAGGAGGGGCGGCTTGGCTTTGGGCCCGTTGTGCTTCGACCAAATTAAGTCCGCATTTGGCGCAAAACCGGGCTTCTTCTTCGTTTTGCTTGCCGCAGCGGGGGCAGTTCATGGGCCTTGGGTGATTATATCTTTCCCCTGCTTACCAGTCATCCCCGGGACTCCCCCGTCCGGGGCAGAGTCCCGGCATGGCCGGGACGAGGGCGTGGCCTTGGGCCGGACGGGGGAGGCTCCCCCGCGATGGCGCGGGTAATCTCCGGCGACGATGAAGCTGCACGAGTACCAGTCCAAAGACCTCTTGAGCAAGTACGGGGTTGCCGTGCCGGGCGGGGAAGTCGCGGTCAATTCTTCCGAAGCCAAGGCGGCGGCAGATCGGTTCGGCGGCAAAGTCGTGGTGAAGGCGCAGGTTTTGATGGGCGGCCGGGGCAAAGCAGGAGGCGTCAAGCTTTTCCAGGATAGTGAAAGTGCTGCGCAATTTGCCGGTGACCTCATCGGGAAACGTCTCGTCAGCATCCAAAACCCAGATGGCATGGTCGTGGAAAAAGTGCTCGTCGGCGAACTCGTCGACATTGCCGAGGAGTACTACCTCAGCGTCCTGCTCGACCGCGCCGAACAACGGCTCGTGGTGATGGTCAGCAAAGAGGGGGGCGTGGAGATCGAACAGGTTGCGGAAGAAAATCCCGATGCGATCATCCGGCTTTATGTAGACCCGGCCTGGGGATTGGACGACTTTGAGGTGCGGGATGCCGTCAAGCGGGCCAATATCCCAGGCCCGGCCCAACGCCAAATGGTCGCGATGATCAAAGGGCTGGTGCAGGTGTACCAAAAGGAAGATGCCGACCTCATCGAGATCAACCCTGTCGCTTGGACACCGGAGGGCAAGCTGCTTGCCGCCGATGCCAAAGTGAGCATCGATGAAAATGCTCTTTACCGGCATCCGGAATATGATGCGACCAAGGACGACGCGGCAGATCACCCGATTGATGCCGAGGCGGGCAAACTGGGGATCGCCTACGTGAACCTTGGGGGAGACATCGGGATCATGGGCAATGGGGCCGGATTGGTGATGTGCTCGCTCGACGAGGTCAACCGGGCCGGTGGCCGGCCGGCAAACTTCTTGGATGTCGGGGGTGGCGCTGGAGCAGAAAGGGTCAAGACCTGCGTGAACCTGGTGCTGAAAGATCCCAATGTCAAGGGCCTGCTCATCAACATTTTTGGCGGCATCACCCGGGGAGATGAAGTCGCCAAGGGCCTGCTTGCCGCGTTCGCTGACCTAGACGTCAAAATCCCCGTCGTTGCCCGGATCGATGGCACGGCGGCCGAAGAAGGATTGAAAATCCTGGAAGGATCCCAAATCGTTGGGGCAGCGACCATGCAGGAAGCTGCACAAAAGGTTGTCGAACTGGCTTACGCCTAACGATCAGTTGATTTCCGCCGCGTTAAATGTTTCGCCGGCAAGGATCGTTTTGGGCTTGTTGAACCGCAGGTCGCCGTCGAGATAGATCTTTAACGTGCCGGTCTCGTCGGTGCCGGATGTGTTGACGAGCCAAACAATGAAGGCAGTTTGGTTTGTATCGAGCTCAAAATCCGCGGCTTGTTCGGTCGGCGAATTGGTGAATGTGCACCAAGTCCCGGCGCCAGCCTTGCAGGGGTCGGTCTCCGTCGCCAGGTCGCGACCCTTCCGGGTCACCGCCATGGTGGTGACGTTGCCGGAGCTGGTTTCGAACACCACGCGGGCGATTGGATTACGGCTAGAAGCCGAAGTGACCCCACCGCAGGCACTCAGGGCCAGGCAGGAGGCGATGACGAGGGGCAGGCAGACCTTCATGGCAGATTCTCCAGGGGCCCTTCGGGCAAGGGTCATGCCAACGGCTTGCGTTTGCCGGTTTTTTTGGCGGCGGCCCGTGCAGCCGCCTCCTGGCCGAGCTGGATCCACCTGGCCAGGGATTCTGGTCTCAGCCAATCCTCTTCCGGGATGGAGTAGTACTGCATGGCCATGGGTTTGTCGCCCCCGTTGAAGATAAAAGGGCCTTGGCCAGCCTCCTCAAAATGATGGCGGCTCTCGTCATCCACCTTGAAATAGCCTTGGTCGACGGCATAGATGGCGTAGATCGGGCCCCCTTCGGAATAGTAGCCCCACCCTCCAAACATTGCCTTGGCCGTTGTCGGCGATATGGCGTCCAGCCGTTCAAGGCACTTTTGGGCCTCCGGGTTTTTGAGCGGGTTGGGCATGGGTGGAGTCTACTGTTTGGATTGTTCGATTTGTCCTCAGCGGCCCCACCGGGCCGCACCATGGGTTGATAGGCCGAGCATGCTCCGGAATCGCATCAACGAGATCCCGGCCATGCCGGTAAATTGGAAGCATGTTGCGCAAACGGATCGATTCCGACGCGGCCTACCTGGCTGCCCTCCGCCATGACTTCCACCGGTGCCCCGAGTTGATGTACGAAGAAGTCCAAACGAGCGGGCGGGTTCAGACCGAGTTGACCAAAGCCGGGGTTGCATTTAAGAACGGATTGGCGAAGGGGACCGGGGTTTTGGGCTTCATCCCGGCGACCCGGCCCGGTGGAAAGTGCGTCGCCTTGCGGGCGGACATGGATGCCTTGCCGATCCTGGAGGAAACGGGGCTGCCTTATGCCAGCGAGACCCCGGGCAAGATGCACGCTTGCGGCCACGATGGCCATACAACCATCCTCGTGGGGGTGGCGCGAGCACTCAGCCAAGAAGAAAACAGGCCAAACGATGTGTTGCTCCTGTTCCAGCCTGCTGAAGAAGGTGGTGCCGGGGGCCGAGCGATGTGCGAAGACGGAGCGTTGGATGGCCGCGTTCTCGGCAAGCCCGCAGACATTATTTATGGGCTGCACGGTTGGCCAGATGAGGCGGCCGGCCAAATCCGGTGGAAGGTTGGCCCGATGATGGCGGCCACAAACTCGTGGACAATCACCGTGAGAGGGCAAGGAGGGCACGCGGCCGCTCCCCACACGACGGCCGACCCAGTCATTGCCGCCGCGCACATTGTGACGGCGCTGCAATCGATTGCCAGCCGGAATGTGGACCCGCTCGATTCGGTGGTGGTCAGCACAACCAAGCTCGATGGCGGTTCGGCCCACAACGTGATCCCGGAATCGGTTGAGATTTGGGGGACCTTGCGCACCCTCAAAGAGGAGACCCGGCACATGGCGTCGCAGAGGATTCTCGAGATTGCCCAAGGGGTTGCCGCAGCCATGGGTTGTTCGGCGCAAGTGGACATTCCCGAGGGGTATCCGGTGACCGTGAACGATGCATCGGCCACGGCCAACGTCCGACGCGTTGCCGAGCAGGTCCTTGGCGAGGGTCGGGTGGCGGAACTCGCCAACCCCGTCATGGGAGGTGAAGACTTTAGCTATTACGGAGCACATGTTCCGGCATCGTTCTTCTTTGTCGGTTTGAATGCTTCAAGCGGGAAGATGGCCAGCGTGCACACGCCCCGGTTCGATTTTAATGATGCGGTGATTCCAGACTGCGTCGAATTGATGTGCCGGTTGGCGTTGGACACCGAAAAATGACCGGCGCAATTGCCAGGTTGCGCGGATAAGCCAGCTAGGGATACGATAGGGGCATGCGTGGCCCCCACCTCGTTACTTGTGCCTTAACGGTGCTACTTGTTGCCCCTGCTTGCGCCCAAACCGTGGTGGAAGATTTTGAGTCGGCGGCTTTGGATAGTAGCACGATGTTCCAAAAGCCGCGGTTCAGCGGTTCAACAAGCGGCTTGCTGGAAACCAAATTCAATGCGGGTCATGTGGTGAGAATGCCCAGTCCGGCCTCCAACCTCGCCTTAGCGGGCAGCCAGGTTTTTGAGGCGCAGTTTGAGTTTATGTGGCGGCGGGCTGGCCGCTGGTGCCGGTTGACGACATTCAATTCCGCAGGGCGTCCGAATCCTTATCTCGACCTATCCCGCAAGCTCCGGATCGATTTGTATGTGAGTTCCCCGGTCCGGGTGGCGTTGGGTCTCCGGGAGGTTTCGGGGTTCGGCGCGATCGGGGCCAACGGAGGCACGACGGGCAGCATCGAATGGGTTGCCAACGGCGGGTTGACCGGATTGAATGGACAGCCCGACGGCCAGTTGTTGGTCGGGGGGGTCTGGCAAACCGTCGAATTCGACCTTGGGGCGATCCCCAAGGGGGTTGCCGCCCCCGGGCAAGTGTTGAATTTCGCCGGGGGGAACTCGATATTGAATTCCCCGGGTGGCTATGTGTTGGAGCATCTGGCGATCAGCGGTGTCGATCAGCACTATTCGGTCCAGATGATGGTCG
This window of the Armatimonadota bacterium genome carries:
- a CDS encoding NADH-quinone oxidoreductase subunit B, whose product is MPKRVETLVLHDSSTPVFGDIQKGGSVVVTSSKTLLDIGMNQARAHALWPLTFGLACCAIEMMATVASRFDLARFGSEAFRATPRQADVMIIAGRLSKKMAPVLRQIYDQMPEPKWVISMGACASSGGVYNNYAIVQGADQVVPVDVYVPGCPPSPDALMYGIIKLQNKIKQQAMGKNRQMKILEVIPSTQEKVTV
- a CDS encoding PEP-CTERM sorting domain-containing protein, which encodes MKRLPVLILVAVALPGYSQTLSTALSNNGTGGIFMTLTSNSDLSVVSFDTYFGAAAGTAGSIEVYVRDGAYAGFTASNVGWTLFDTVAFTSNGTATLAAVTLNNQISLQTGIGKSVYLHSVTTGNGIRYTGTSAAPPQTTWSNADLTLFSDVSRTGAVPFGGTQFTPRTFAGNVNYQAVPEPASLAVLGLVGAAAARRRKR
- a CDS encoding TfoX/Sxy family protein, whose product is MPNPLKNPEAQKCLERLDAISPTTAKAMFGGWGYYSEGGPIYAIYAVDQGYFKVDDESRHHFEEAGQGPFIFNGGDKPMAMQYYSIPEEDWLRPESLARWIQLGQEAAARAAAKKTGKRKPLA
- a CDS encoding GNAT family N-acetyltransferase, which codes for MDVPLEVFARAFSQIRSRAYPVVPRLQDGVWILADTPHRPKARAAELITATADPELILRVGESIPANRWSLALAVPVHQSLESAARLFKGHGWRRFSTEPFFTLEPAQATLCFGHDVRRIDSLDMVLHIQKISKAKHIELEHVGVPDAPNRLYACFLEGEPVGWVSSLRIGGLGTWVSNLFVQHRHRSQGIGAALMSALLQDNPDSLSVLAASSDGARLYPKLGYHRIADLILFRPPGYGR
- the sucC gene encoding ADP-forming succinate--CoA ligase subunit beta, encoding MKLHEYQSKDLLSKYGVAVPGGEVAVNSSEAKAAADRFGGKVVVKAQVLMGGRGKAGGVKLFQDSESAAQFAGDLIGKRLVSIQNPDGMVVEKVLVGELVDIAEEYYLSVLLDRAEQRLVVMVSKEGGVEIEQVAEENPDAIIRLYVDPAWGLDDFEVRDAVKRANIPGPAQRQMVAMIKGLVQVYQKEDADLIEINPVAWTPEGKLLAADAKVSIDENALYRHPEYDATKDDAADHPIDAEAGKLGIAYVNLGGDIGIMGNGAGLVMCSLDEVNRAGGRPANFLDVGGGAGAERVKTCVNLVLKDPNVKGLLINIFGGITRGDEVAKGLLAAFADLDVKIPVVARIDGTAAEEGLKILEGSQIVGAATMQEAAQKVVELAYA
- a CDS encoding amidohydrolase — protein: MLRKRIDSDAAYLAALRHDFHRCPELMYEEVQTSGRVQTELTKAGVAFKNGLAKGTGVLGFIPATRPGGKCVALRADMDALPILEETGLPYASETPGKMHACGHDGHTTILVGVARALSQEENRPNDVLLLFQPAEEGGAGGRAMCEDGALDGRVLGKPADIIYGLHGWPDEAAGQIRWKVGPMMAATNSWTITVRGQGGHAAAPHTTADPVIAAAHIVTALQSIASRNVDPLDSVVVSTTKLDGGSAHNVIPESVEIWGTLRTLKEETRHMASQRILEIAQGVAAAMGCSAQVDIPEGYPVTVNDASATANVRRVAEQVLGEGRVAELANPVMGGEDFSYYGAHVPASFFFVGLNASSGKMASVHTPRFDFNDAVIPDCVELMCRLALDTEK
- the mfd gene encoding transcription-repair coupling factor, whose protein sequence is MRLHQLARRLTQHPNLFEATQPGGGSATWSHLSAGARPCLAAGLYASNPRQTLLVVRNYEAALSWQAKLILFGVPQDRIRLLPSGLSALFEDAAPETVALSDRLGSLRFLASQEPGFVIATPQAALERTLHTLDILENTLEFAPGLEIESKEAASRLLGLGYEASDPVRVPGQYCRRGGILDIFPVGHDLPVRVEFFGDTIESIRRFDPMTQRSSDPAPAFSIGISRETVLPSPELGLDDMLQRAVEVESANLGEDAAKRLEELVNEDRLALENQTYFDRLDLYRPLIQPDGPCAIDYLGEEGLLILDEPLDLESTAVRLAEELGEALSHRHQRGEILESHANDFVHSAEHFADAPNLISLTAMNAVPDWIGQSEEFEIGAAPVDNYRGQPAALTRSIQNWVNQGLCVVFATDQPSRTRSVLAQVEIFPTALDNGHPWDQSDGLPPGLYIIDGNPAAGFAIPKANLAVMTDHELYGVARLKLPQRKFSEGMPITTVLDLKPGDFVVHINFGIGVFQGLVQRTQDGIQKEYLHIKYKAPDQLFVPADQLDRIQKYVSPSDAEPKINRLTGGEWKKAVAKAREEAREFARDLIKLYAERKKVTRDAYRSDAETLHEMENTFPYVETPSQLQAINDVKQDLKSGYPMDRLVCGDVGFGKTEVAVRAAFLVAQSGKQVAILCPTTILSEQHYRSFSERLAGFDIEIALLNRFVTAGERRQALEKLESGELDIVIGTHALLSSELKFKDLGLLVIDEEQKFGVKHKESLKKLRVNVDVLSMSATPIPRTLSMALMNIREMSLINDPPPGRLPVRTFVRPTSNEVVREAVLRELARGGQVFYVYNRVSGIYHVADRLKKLVPHARVAVGHGQMTEKELEPVMVGFVQGEIDVLVSTTIVEAGLDIPNANTLIVENADYFGLSQLYQLRGRVGRSDRQAYAYLLYAPDKSLTETGTERLTALAEFNQLGSGYSLAFRDLQIRGAGDILGAKQSGQMMAIGYDLYTQLIESEVQFLKTYADGDRPSGYEDPLAGLEPLPAIDLPVQALIPEHFVEDPAQRLYFYKQLMTARNPLALAEVAADLEDRYGRLPKEVKTAVDIMAARITARELHIQQIDGNQGRLKVTFSENHPPHPRIPGIIARHKGDAYMSQDDLIWPFAGSPLEAVHSFLKALDNAQTELAESRIYSAN
- a CDS encoding zinc-ribbon domain-containing protein, which translates into the protein MNCPRCGKQNEEEARFCAKCGLNLVEAQRAQSQAAPPGEETRYCYRHPKEATNLSCGRCERPICTKCVILGPAGPRCPDCARSKTEFRPAAVVYGAKKGLGSLVGSAGRGGPFAWYYLIILVMMLGGFIRGCAPMFNQPAGNHPAQSRSADPDR
- a CDS encoding helix-turn-helix transcriptional regulator is translated as MVKSVPFKLDLPPTIGQVSGYDFKKTQLAWQQSPQWHVLILTFYSGEITVNGSAQRFNEGSAIVVTPGSLANIRRDDCPKNGHFFLHFTAHPEATHLVSLPTISDFAPYLPAFDNLLAMAFDRFLFTKCAAQSVIWTLLWSLSTEPNASAENPSLAKVRDFVDQNLANDFSVADLARVAGISHNHLIRVMREELGVTPQQYVRQKRLETACQLLVSSPEPIKSIAHSVGIPDLQRFNKLVRDAFGASPRELRSQKLVKTSFRDTR
- a CDS encoding DNRLRE domain-containing protein; translation: MLKRFALPLLFACAAAAHADILTFGPSADTRILSFFPTSNFGADILSTYNGPGNVQRTAMKFDLSSLATSTIVTSAKLRLFGQTFNGGQETQTVDIFRINRDWVENQASWTNSDSVTPWANAGGDFVGTGGGQGVNPYSTTAISGNGTGQWHEFDVTSLVAQWVAGTQANQGMMLVGSENKSFVYVQREATTSSFHPELVIDTNVVPEPATTALFGLAAIAAWRKRRK
- the nuoI gene encoding NADH-quinone oxidoreductase subunit NuoI, coding for MSFEVLKDVAKPIITGFGITAKRLLHEKVTVQYPEERREQFVRTRWRHVLTRYDSGLERCIGCSLCAGACPARCIYVQAAENTDEDRRSPGERYAERYEINMLRCIFCGYCQDACPTGAIVLRKDFELANYEREDFIYTKEMLLEPIRR